One Jannaschia sp. GRR-S6-38 genomic window carries:
- the topA gene encoding type I DNA topoisomerase: MPVVVVESPAKAKTINGYLGKDYTVLASYGHVRDLVGKDGSVDTDNGFDMTWEIPADSKKRIKEIADALAEDPDLILATDPDREGEAISWHLSEALRNRRGLKKDMPMRRVAFNAITKSAVQEAIANPREIDEPLVQAYLARRALDYLVGFNLSPILWRKLPGAKSAGRVQSVSLRLIVEREMEIEAFDPKEYWSVRAMLETPRGQRFEARLVSLAGSKLDRFDLSDATQAELAVQAVESRELSVVAVEAKPGTRNPSPPFMTSTLQQEASRKLGMGAKACMSTAQRLYEAGHITYMRTDGIDMAPEAVHAARDAIAERYGRDYVPGSPRMYKNKAKNAQEAHECIRPTDMTKAAGDLRLEKDQKALYDLIWKRTLASQMEAARLERTTVTIADRDAHVELRATGQVIAFDGFMKVYTEGRDDEEANGEDKRLPAIHEGDAAKKVAAYEGETSDNELLRAPSNAVLGQQHFTQPPPRYTEATLVKRMEELGIGRPSTYASILSTIVDRGYVRKEGNRLFPEDQGRLVTAFLSNYFRKYVGYDFTARLENELDEVSAGEADYKQVLDRFWRDFKAAIDETSELRITDVLEKINEVLEPHLFPDKGDGSDPRLCPNCGMGRLSMRTARSGGAFIGCSNYPECRYTRPFGPPGMEGEQAGADRMLGVEPESGLEVHLKTGRFGPYVQLGEVTDENPKPKRSSLPKSWAPDAMDLEKALQLLSLPRLVGQHPEDGAEIETNLGRYGPYVKWNKVYANLPEEEEIFTIGMNRAVELLAEKLAKRGGRGAAAAPLRELGEHPEKGGPINVMAGRYGPYVKWEKVNATLPKEVAPEEVTMAQAVELIDAKAAKSPKRKAAAKKTTAKAKAPAAKKKKAAPKKAAEG, from the coding sequence ATGCCCGTCGTCGTCGTCGAATCCCCGGCCAAGGCCAAGACCATCAACGGATACCTGGGCAAGGATTACACCGTTCTGGCCAGCTACGGCCATGTCCGTGACCTCGTCGGCAAGGACGGCTCCGTCGATACGGATAACGGGTTCGACATGACCTGGGAGATCCCCGCCGACAGCAAGAAGCGCATCAAGGAGATCGCCGATGCGCTGGCCGAGGATCCCGACCTGATCCTCGCCACCGACCCCGACCGTGAGGGCGAGGCGATCTCGTGGCACCTGTCGGAGGCGCTGCGCAATCGCCGGGGCCTCAAGAAGGACATGCCGATGCGGCGCGTTGCCTTCAACGCGATCACGAAATCCGCCGTCCAGGAGGCGATCGCCAACCCGCGCGAGATCGACGAGCCGCTGGTCCAGGCCTATCTGGCCCGCCGTGCGCTCGACTACCTCGTGGGCTTCAACCTCTCGCCGATCCTCTGGCGCAAGCTGCCCGGCGCGAAGTCGGCCGGCCGCGTGCAATCGGTCAGCCTGCGCCTAATCGTCGAGCGCGAGATGGAGATCGAGGCCTTCGACCCGAAGGAATACTGGTCGGTCCGCGCCATGCTGGAGACGCCGCGCGGCCAGCGCTTCGAGGCGCGACTGGTCAGCCTCGCCGGGTCCAAGCTGGACCGGTTCGACCTGTCGGACGCGACGCAGGCGGAGCTGGCCGTGCAGGCCGTCGAAAGCCGCGAGCTCTCGGTCGTCGCGGTCGAGGCCAAGCCCGGCACGCGCAACCCCTCGCCGCCCTTCATGACCTCGACCCTGCAGCAGGAGGCCAGCCGAAAGCTCGGCATGGGCGCCAAGGCCTGCATGTCGACCGCCCAGCGCCTCTACGAAGCCGGGCACATCACATACATGCGGACCGACGGCATCGACATGGCCCCCGAGGCCGTGCACGCCGCCCGCGACGCCATCGCCGAGCGCTACGGCCGCGACTACGTCCCCGGCAGCCCGCGCATGTACAAGAACAAGGCCAAGAACGCGCAGGAAGCGCATGAGTGCATCCGCCCGACCGACATGACCAAGGCGGCGGGCGATCTGCGCCTCGAGAAGGATCAGAAGGCGCTCTACGACCTCATCTGGAAGCGCACGCTGGCCAGCCAGATGGAGGCCGCGCGGCTGGAGCGGACCACCGTGACCATCGCCGACCGCGACGCCCATGTAGAACTGCGCGCCACCGGGCAGGTCATCGCCTTCGACGGCTTCATGAAGGTCTATACCGAGGGGCGCGACGACGAGGAGGCCAATGGCGAGGACAAGCGCCTGCCGGCCATCCACGAGGGCGACGCGGCCAAGAAGGTCGCCGCCTACGAGGGCGAGACCTCGGACAACGAATTGCTCCGCGCGCCGTCGAACGCGGTGCTGGGCCAGCAGCATTTCACCCAACCGCCGCCGCGCTACACCGAGGCGACGCTGGTCAAGCGCATGGAGGAGCTGGGGATCGGCCGGCCCTCGACCTATGCCTCGATCCTGTCGACGATCGTGGATCGCGGCTATGTCCGAAAGGAGGGCAACCGCCTCTTCCCCGAGGACCAGGGCCGGCTGGTGACGGCCTTCCTGTCCAACTATTTCCGCAAATATGTGGGCTACGACTTCACCGCCCGGCTGGAGAACGAGCTCGACGAGGTCTCGGCCGGCGAGGCCGATTACAAGCAGGTGCTCGACCGGTTCTGGCGCGACTTCAAGGCGGCCATCGACGAGACGTCCGAGCTGCGCATCACCGACGTGCTGGAGAAGATCAACGAGGTGCTGGAGCCGCATCTCTTTCCCGACAAGGGCGATGGCAGCGATCCGCGGCTTTGCCCGAATTGCGGGATGGGGCGGCTGTCGATGCGCACCGCGCGTTCGGGCGGGGCGTTCATCGGCTGCTCGAACTACCCCGAGTGCCGCTACACCCGTCCGTTCGGCCCGCCGGGCATGGAGGGCGAGCAGGCCGGCGCCGACCGCATGCTGGGGGTTGAGCCCGAGAGCGGGCTGGAGGTGCATCTGAAGACCGGCCGGTTCGGGCCTTACGTCCAGCTGGGCGAGGTGACCGACGAGAACCCCAAGCCCAAGCGGTCGAGCCTTCCCAAATCCTGGGCCCCCGACGCGATGGACCTCGAGAAGGCGCTGCAGCTTCTGTCGCTGCCGCGGCTGGTGGGCCAGCATCCCGAGGACGGCGCCGAGATCGAGACCAATCTCGGCCGCTACGGGCCTTACGTGAAGTGGAACAAGGTCTACGCGAACCTGCCCGAGGAGGAGGAGATCTTCACCATCGGGATGAACCGCGCGGTCGAACTGCTGGCCGAGAAACTGGCCAAACGCGGCGGGCGCGGCGCGGCGGCGGCGCCCCTGCGCGAGCTGGGCGAGCATCCCGAGAAGGGCGGGCCGATCAACGTGATGGCCGGCCGCTACGGGCCCTACGTGAAATGGGAGAAGGTGAACGCCACCCTGCCCAAGGAAGTCGCGCCCGAGGAGGTCACGATGGCCCAGGCGGTCGAGCTGATCGACGCCAAGGCCGCGAAATCGCCCAAGCGCAAGGCGGCGGCCAAGAAGACGACCGCGAAGGCCAAGGCGCCCGCCGCGAAAAAGAAGAAGGCCGCCCCGAAAAAGGCGGCCGAAGGCTGA
- a CDS encoding nitroreductase family protein — translation MEPLAPRPDVMAFLATRRSRPAKTLTGPAPDRAALEPILRTALRVPDHGKLEPWRLIVLEGAALDRLAALTEGLGARQGRDPDKLPKQRAMFADAPLMVAVVAAPVASEKIPEVEQVLSAGALCHNLVAAAQAAGWGANWLSGWMATDRDFLLDGLSLARREFVAGFVVIGSETTVPTDRPRPDPAAKIAWLSE, via the coding sequence ATGGAACCGCTCGCCCCCCGCCCCGATGTCATGGCGTTTCTCGCCACCCGCCGCTCGCGCCCCGCGAAGACGCTGACCGGCCCCGCGCCCGACCGCGCGGCGCTGGAACCGATCCTGCGCACCGCGCTGCGCGTCCCCGACCACGGCAAGCTGGAACCCTGGCGCCTGATCGTGCTGGAGGGCGCGGCGCTCGACCGGCTGGCCGCGCTGACCGAAGGGCTGGGCGCCCGGCAGGGCCGTGACCCGGACAAGCTGCCCAAGCAGCGCGCCATGTTCGCGGACGCGCCGCTGATGGTCGCGGTGGTCGCCGCGCCCGTGGCGTCCGAAAAGATCCCGGAGGTCGAGCAGGTGCTGAGCGCGGGGGCGCTCTGTCACAACCTGGTGGCGGCGGCGCAGGCCGCGGGCTGGGGCGCGAACTGGCTGTCGGGCTGGATGGCCACCGACCGGGACTTCCTGTTGGACGGCCTGTCGCTCGCCCGGCGGGAATTCGTCGCGGGTTTCGTGGTCATCGGCTCCGAGACCACGGTGCCGACCGACCGGCCGCGCCCGGACCCCGCCGCCAAGATCGCCTGGCTGTCGGAATGA